From a single Streptomyces sp. NBC_00377 genomic region:
- a CDS encoding bifunctional polysaccharide deacetylase/glycosyltransferase family 2 protein, translated as MMAMLMLRGYVHSEILADYRIRPEAAADKVPQSVLDGGPVVDTRNGQQTSLDVPDRRIVLTFDDGPDPEWTPEVLDVLKKHHVHAVFFITGTMASRYPDLVRRMVDEGHEIGLHTFNHPDLSYQSKKRIDWELTQNQLALAGAAGIRTSLFRPPYSSSTDALDNASWPVTQYVGTRGYLTVFTTADSEDWRRPGVRQIIRNATPRGGQGAIVLMHDSGGDRHQTVQALDTYLPELQGKGYRFENLTEALEAPSAHTPVTGTDLWKGKAWVFLVEASDDATGVLVVGLAVIGVLVFARFGLMLLLSAMHTRRTRRKGFVWGPDAPVTEPASVLVPAYNEAKCIESTVRSLMKSEHPIEILVIDDGSSDGTARIVEDLHLPGVRVVRQLNAGKPAALNRGIANARHDLIVMMDGDTVFEPSTVGELVQPFADPRVGAVAGNAKVGNKDTLIGAWQHIEYVMGFNLDRRMYDVLRCMPTIPGAVGAFRRAALDRVGGMSDDTLAEDTDITMAIHRDGWHVVYAEKARAWTEAPESVQQLWSQRYRWCYGTMQAIWKHRRALVESGPSGRFGRVGLPLVSLFMVVAPLLAPLIDLFLVYGLIFGPTGKTIAAWFGVLTVQAGCAAYAFVLDRERLTPLISLPLQQLLYRQLMYIVLLQSWITALTGGRLRWQKLRRKGQVAAPPGAPAATMDAGAA; from the coding sequence ATGATGGCGATGCTGATGCTGCGCGGCTACGTGCACAGCGAGATCCTCGCCGACTACCGCATCCGCCCCGAGGCCGCCGCCGACAAGGTGCCGCAGTCGGTCCTCGACGGCGGGCCGGTCGTCGACACCCGCAACGGGCAGCAGACCAGTCTGGACGTGCCCGACCGCCGGATCGTGCTCACCTTCGACGACGGCCCCGACCCGGAGTGGACCCCCGAGGTTCTCGACGTCCTGAAGAAGCATCACGTGCACGCCGTCTTCTTCATCACCGGCACCATGGCCTCCCGCTACCCGGACCTGGTCCGGCGGATGGTCGACGAGGGCCACGAGATCGGCCTGCACACCTTCAACCACCCCGACCTCTCCTACCAGTCGAAGAAGCGCATCGACTGGGAGCTGACCCAGAACCAGCTGGCCCTGGCGGGCGCCGCGGGCATCCGGACGTCCCTCTTCCGGCCGCCCTACTCCTCCAGCACGGACGCCCTCGACAACGCCTCCTGGCCGGTCACGCAGTACGTCGGCACCCGCGGCTACCTCACCGTCTTCACCACCGCGGACAGCGAGGACTGGCGCAGGCCCGGGGTGCGGCAGATCATCCGCAACGCCACGCCCCGGGGCGGCCAGGGCGCGATCGTCCTCATGCACGACTCCGGCGGCGACCGCCATCAGACGGTCCAGGCGCTCGACACCTACCTCCCCGAACTCCAGGGCAAGGGCTACCGGTTCGAGAACCTCACCGAGGCCCTGGAGGCGCCGAGCGCACACACCCCCGTCACCGGGACCGACCTGTGGAAGGGCAAGGCCTGGGTCTTCCTGGTCGAGGCCTCCGACGACGCCACCGGCGTCCTGGTCGTCGGTCTCGCCGTCATCGGCGTGCTCGTCTTCGCCCGTTTCGGGCTGATGCTCCTGCTCTCCGCGATGCACACCCGCCGTACCCGCCGCAAGGGCTTCGTCTGGGGACCCGACGCGCCCGTCACCGAACCGGCGTCGGTACTCGTCCCGGCCTACAACGAGGCCAAGTGCATCGAGAGCACGGTCCGTTCGCTGATGAAAAGCGAGCACCCGATCGAGATCCTCGTCATCGACGACGGCTCCAGCGACGGCACCGCCCGCATCGTCGAGGACCTGCATCTGCCCGGTGTCCGCGTCGTCCGGCAGCTCAACGCGGGCAAGCCCGCCGCCCTGAACCGGGGCATCGCCAACGCCCGGCACGACCTCATCGTCATGATGGACGGCGACACCGTCTTCGAGCCCTCCACGGTCGGTGAACTCGTCCAGCCCTTCGCCGACCCGCGGGTCGGCGCGGTCGCAGGCAACGCCAAGGTCGGCAACAAGGACACGCTCATCGGCGCCTGGCAGCACATCGAGTACGTGATGGGCTTCAACCTCGACCGCCGTATGTACGACGTCCTGCGCTGCATGCCGACGATCCCCGGGGCGGTGGGGGCGTTCCGCCGCGCCGCGCTCGACCGGGTCGGCGGCATGAGCGACGACACCCTCGCCGAGGACACCGACATCACCATGGCCATCCACCGGGACGGCTGGCACGTCGTGTACGCGGAGAAGGCGCGCGCCTGGACCGAGGCGCCCGAGTCCGTCCAACAGCTGTGGTCGCAGCGGTACCGCTGGTGCTACGGCACCATGCAGGCGATCTGGAAGCACCGCCGCGCCCTCGTCGAAAGCGGACCGTCGGGCCGCTTCGGCCGCGTCGGCCTGCCCCTCGTCTCCCTCTTCATGGTCGTCGCCCCGCTCCTCGCCCCGCTCATCGACCTCTTCCTCGTCTACGGCCTGATCTTCGGCCCCACCGGCAAGACGATCGCGGCCTGGTTCGGCGTCCTGACCGTCCAGGCGGGCTGCGCGGCGTACGCCTTCGTCCTGGACCGGGAACGCCTCACGCCCCTCATCTCGCTCCCGCTCCAGCAACTCCTCTACCGCCAGCTGATGTACATCGTCCTGCTCCAGTCCTGGATCACCGCCCTCACCGGCGGCCGGCTGCGCTGGCAGAAACTCCGCCGCAAGGGCCAGGTGGCGGCACCGCCCGGTGCGCCGGCGGCCACCATGGACGCAGGAGCGGCCTGA
- a CDS encoding acyltransferase family protein translates to MSIRPTDATSELPELPPLPPPTQDTGPRRHGPEAQDPERNGPDGDGPGHQSPQQHSPEQRGARKKGGGRDRYFDLLRAVALFRVVLYHLMGWAWLPIVFPSMGVMFALAGNLMARSLAGRPALDVVRGRLRRLLPPLWLLGAVGVTGMLLGGWGPDEEGHPGWWWFHLAYWILPLSDPPYGEGVPGVHGLIGDGWAADIGVPLWYIRAYLWFVLLSPLLLRALRRLPWPTIVAPVVLSAVLEAGVLPVPGWRLESQLSDFGAFGACWLLGMAHQEGILRRLPRYVVPSLAPAVASVGLWYALAHDLKEGHDLDDMPFAQSLWSFAAVLLLLHLSPSWSEWPGRLRRWERLITLLNSRAVTIYLWHNVCIGVVEALWDRLWAISWLETDAPWVLESPWAQLPAIWLLTAVCVVCFGWVEDLAARRKPRLWPDGRAGAGTHRG, encoded by the coding sequence ATGAGCATCCGACCGACGGACGCCACGTCCGAGCTGCCCGAACTGCCCCCGCTCCCGCCGCCGACGCAGGACACCGGGCCGCGGCGGCACGGTCCCGAGGCGCAGGACCCGGAGCGCAACGGTCCCGACGGGGACGGTCCCGGGCATCAGAGTCCGCAGCAGCACAGTCCTGAGCAGCGGGGAGCGCGGAAGAAGGGGGGCGGCCGCGACCGCTACTTCGACCTCCTGCGGGCGGTCGCCCTCTTCCGGGTCGTCCTCTACCACCTGATGGGCTGGGCCTGGCTGCCCATCGTCTTCCCCTCCATGGGCGTGATGTTCGCGCTCGCCGGCAACCTGATGGCCCGCTCACTGGCCGGGCGGCCCGCGCTGGACGTCGTACGAGGCCGGCTGCGCAGGCTGCTGCCCCCGCTGTGGCTGCTGGGCGCGGTCGGCGTGACGGGCATGCTGCTGGGGGGCTGGGGCCCGGACGAAGAGGGGCACCCGGGCTGGTGGTGGTTCCACCTCGCCTACTGGATCCTGCCGCTGAGCGACCCGCCGTACGGCGAGGGCGTGCCCGGTGTGCACGGACTGATCGGCGACGGCTGGGCCGCCGACATCGGCGTTCCCCTCTGGTACATCCGCGCCTATCTCTGGTTCGTGCTGCTCTCCCCGCTGCTGCTGCGGGCCCTGCGCCGGCTGCCCTGGCCGACGATCGTCGCGCCCGTCGTCCTGTCCGCCGTGCTGGAGGCGGGCGTGCTCCCGGTGCCCGGCTGGCGGCTGGAGTCCCAGCTCAGCGACTTCGGCGCGTTCGGCGCGTGCTGGCTGCTGGGCATGGCGCACCAGGAAGGCATCCTGCGCCGCCTGCCCCGTTACGTGGTCCCGTCGCTGGCACCGGCGGTGGCGTCGGTCGGCCTCTGGTACGCCCTGGCCCATGACCTCAAGGAGGGGCACGACCTGGACGACATGCCCTTCGCCCAGTCCCTGTGGTCCTTCGCCGCGGTGCTGCTGCTCCTGCACCTCAGCCCGTCCTGGTCCGAGTGGCCGGGCCGGCTGCGCCGCTGGGAACGGTTGATCACCCTCCTCAACTCCCGGGCCGTGACGATCTATCTGTGGCACAACGTGTGCATCGGAGTCGTCGAGGCCCTGTGGGACCGGCTGTGGGCCATCTCGTGGCTGGAGACCGACGCACCGTGGGTGCTGGAGAGTCCGTGGGCGCAGCTCCCGGCGATCTGGCTGCTCACCGCGGTCTGCGTCGTCTGCTTCGGCTGGGTGGAGGATCTGGCGGCCCGTCGCAAGCCCCGTCTGTGGCCGGACGGACGGGCCGGCGCGGGAACCCACCGGGGCTGA